The Macadamia integrifolia cultivar HAES 741 chromosome 4, SCU_Mint_v3, whole genome shotgun sequence genome contains the following window.
TTCATTGCTGTAAACTTTAGTTACATtatattaagatttttttttggtgcaagttACATTGATTTAAGATATATTCACATTTGTATATAACCTTACACCAGTAATGAAATATTCATTGACAATTGTCATAAAGTTCTAGTGATTAAAATGTTGACACgtgtataaaaaataaaaaaataaaaaatagattttgTTCCATACTTCCATTATTACCGttatttctttttctgtctCGTTTTTTTTTGCGGTAAGGTTCCGTCCCTCGTTCCAACGCCTCAAGGTTGCACTTGCTCCAAATATAGAATCCGTAATGGGACCGATCCCAACAGTTATTTTGCAAATTCCAAAACCCATCGAACCCATACTATAGAGTCCTTTTCATGGCTCTCCTTTTCTAAGTGTTCTCTACTTTCAGTCTGTTTCTATTTTCGGCCATGGAAGTACTTTCGAGCTCAGTTTTCTCATATAGGTTCGCAGAGACTTACCCAGCTGTTCAATCACTGGTTCCTTCCATCAAATTCTCGATTAGGCGAAGTGGGTATCTGAAAATCCATGAAAGTTTGGAAACCAGACGGTTTTCTGGTTTGGATTTGAGTACGGAGAGGGTATGGACTTGTGGGCTTCGAGTTCGAGCCCTTGCCCGTGAGATTTCAGACGAAGGCGGCGAGGAGGAAACGTCGGACGGTGGGCCTGGTTTAGTTCCCGTGcagggttcttcttctttggagGTAATCTTAATGCTTTTATCATCTCTTTCTGATTCTCTGATTCTTAATTTTCGGATTGCTTTTATCCTTTACCATTAGAGGATTGGGTATCTGATGGCATGTGGTTTCCgtgttatattttttatttttactaagATCTCATCGTTAGTCCGTTACTGATAATTCTAGGATTTTGAGTGTATAAAGTGGCTCAATGGTTATGGTTTGAACGGAAGAGAACAGttgattatattttttatttttactaagATCTCATCGTTAGTCCGTCACTGATAATTCTAGGATTTTTGAGTGTATAAAGTGGCTCAATGGTTATGGTTTGAACGGAAGAGAACAGTTGATTCCAGCTATTAGTCTTTTTTCATCATGAATTTTTTGTGCTTTGATATATGGAAAGGCGTATGGTTTGGAATATGCAGAAAGAACAATCACGCCGTCAAGGCGTCTACTGTTTCTTATTCAGTTTAATTTGTTTCGATACAGGAAAAATAGTAAATTTTCATTCTTCGTCCAGTGGGTAATCTGCCATGTGGTAGTTAGGTTAACAATTCAAACTTTATGGACACCTTGTCTAGTTGTCCATGTCTTATTGCATTAATGTGGCAAGCTTATAGCTCACTATTTTTCAGAATAAAGGTTGAAAATTGGTTTTAAATACATATAAGAAGAGTCCAATACATGGTGGGATATACTTGAGATGTGTAACTATAATTTCCTTTCCTGAAATTTCCTCACAATGGTTTGTAACAAAATGTAGGAAATGGTTGCACCTGCTACCTTTTTTTGGTGGATAAAGATGCATAGACAGCCACTAATTGTGCCATTGAAACAATGATGTGGCAATTCAAATCATTAGATGTATAGGGAATTGTTTGGATTGGCCATGCCAAATTTCATGCTCTAATTCAATCTTTTGCCCTACCATCTATTGGCATCTCTCCTTAGTCCTGTATTTTTCAATGCTATTGTTTTCCTACTACAGCAAACTCCATTAagcttgaaacttgacatgGGAGTGTGGATATTGGGGTCTACCTGCCTAttaaattcagcttcatatgaCCTGCCAAGTGACAAAAACTAGGTCTGCCATCTAGTTTAACCTACGTGGGTGGGCCATCCAGCTAGCCTTTATCCTACTTTCTAATTCTTATACATACATTATTGCAAGCCAATGACAACAAGTGTGCTTGTTTTTTGTGCTTTCTAGGGTGGGGGTAGGGGGGTTTCATTGTTTGGAATAAACCacataaaaaaagaagacattTTGATTATCACTTGCCAAAAAAGCGAGAATAATGGAAGCATACATGGGTTCTAGGGTTACCTCAATGATGCTTCATACGCAGTGGAATGGATTTGTTTGCAGTCCACATTGCTTCCCATGAACAGTTGGTGGCAATGATTTTGCTAGGCAAAGTTCCGCCCTCACAATGGAGATCCTTAGAGagacacactctcaattgggagagacaaaagagaatagggagatggagagagaatttttttgagATAAAATCAAAAGTTATGCTCAATTGTTGTTCATTCTTCTCAGGATGCTGAAGTTTCTGTAGCTTGTGATATCTTTTGATCATTCTATAGTTTGTCCTCCCGGAATATTTaaaatttccccttttgttCCTGTAGTCAATGATACGATATAACAAATTGCTTCTTCTGCACTATTATGATGGAATCTCTCGTATTCTGAAGGGTAACTCAAGCCAGAGTGGAAGTAATGACAAAGCTTTGGGTGAAAACTCAAGTATCACATCACCTCAAATGGTTTCAGGTGGAAGTGGAGCTGGTGGGGGCACAAGGGCTGGGCTTTTCAGAACACCAATTTCTGGTGGTGTGCAGAGTGCAACCTCTGCTCATGATCTACCTCGACCAGCCTTGGCAGTTCGCAATCTGATGGAGCAGGTAGAATGGTGTTCTGGTTTCAAGATAGTCATGACTTTTTCCTTGGCCATTTTTTATGAAAGTTGGCTATTGTTAAGAGTTTATCAGTGACCTCACATGTTACATTGTTCTGAGTTCTATGCCTGTTTGTTTCTTTCATCATTGAAGGCCAGATTTGCCCATTTATGCACGGTGATGTCCCGGATGCACCACCGTCGGGAGGGATACCCATTTGGTTCGCTAGTAGATTTTGCACCTGACTCAATGGGCCGTAAGTAATTCAACTTGAAAACTTGCTTTTGAGAgactttcttctttcctccatctctttttctctatgtTCACATGCACATGCGCAGATACATAAATATAGAACCATGAAGCCAAGCTTGGTTGAGGGCCCTTTGGTTTGAGCTATATAGAATAGGTGAATCCCTGGATTATCCACCTGACTAATGTTGTCATATGGCCCACCACATATTGGACTTCTCATTGTGCATTTCACTTATCCAACTGTAGTGGAAAAAAATGACTTTTATGATGTGGCCAGCTCTTTCTTCTCCAGTGGGGAGCTCTTTCTTGGATGAAGTACCATATAAACTGAAAATGATGAGGGCCATGTGTTCACAGGCACCAGCTGAGCTTCTATGGCACTGGAAATGACTAATCCAGCCAAGCTTGGTTTTCTGGGCCATCCACCAAACCAGCACCTATATATCTGTATTCTTTCTTGAAATATATGCATATGAATGAACACAGATGCACAAACACGACCTTTGTTTCCCTTGTATgggcacacacacacacacacacacacacacacattttgGAGTGAACCCTCGGATATCTAAAGTTCCAATTTTCTTGTGCATGCTGATTCATTTGACTCATGGGAGGGGTTGTGGCAGCTACTTGGTGCAGTTCCAACCAAGAAggtttatttttagaatttcATTGACTGCAGGATCTTAACTCTCCAGATTCTGAGGAGTGCTATAACATACGTAGTTAACATCTTGGAGGGTAGTTAGTTTGGCATACTTAATCATGTAGATGGTACCAATAAAGCAGGGGATCAACCTGTGTGTAATTTGTTCTGCATCCACTGGATCAGCATGGGTAGACTGGGATACCAATTATCTATTGTATTTTTTGAGAAAGTGTGTgattggaggattagaagaagaaagttgAAGGCAGGATTCAATCCCAAGGCCTGGCGACTACCTACTAGAGTCCTTACCAGCTGCGCTACCTGACACCTTTTTCAATTATCTATcatcttattttgtttttcttgtctTATGCAGACCCACTCTTTTCATTTTCACCATTGGCTATCCATACGAGGAATCTTTTGGCAGATCCACGGTGCACACTTGTTGTGCAGGTTAGTGTTGTAAAATTCTGTTCACTTTTATCTTCTGTGGATCAGTTCTTCTGTGATTTATTGATAGATCGTTTTACAGATTCCCGGATGGAGTGGACTATCAAATGCAAGGGTTACAATTTTTGGTGATGTCTTCCCTCTTCCTGATCATCAACAGGTACCTTTCCCTCTGAATCATGTAATGGGAAAATTGGTTTATTATTGAAAAGTGAAGTTGTCCGAGCTTTCCCTAAATCTTGCACATATATGATTGTGTAACATTGATTTCAGGATCCATTAGTGGCTTCTAACTATATGATCTCCTTGGTTATATGCCAGCTTGATAGTATGACACAATCATTGGTGTTATCAACTCTCCTTTCCCCTGCCACCccacctcctttttttttttttggtggggtgggtggggtggggggggggggaggggtagGGGTTTCTTGTCCCTGGTCAGATTGATCTTGACATTCATCTAGGAGATTCCTATGTGACTGGGGTACCCAATGAATGGTGTGTCCAAGTCCCAACCCAGTTAATATTTTAAATGTTTATGATTTGCAAGGAAGTTTGGAATTTTCAATTGAGACAGCATGGATATGTCCAAAGGTGctatttatgttttttatgATATTGCTAGGAATGGGCTCATAAACAATACATGGCAAAACATCAACAGGGAGCTTCCCAGCAATGGGGAAACTTCTACTACTTCAGGATGCAGAGCATAAGGTTTGTTTCTGAATTTATTATAGCATGGAAGTCATGTGAATACTGCCTTTAGTTCATGAgatatttcatttttccttgTATCACAATAATCTACTGTGtaacaaaacaaagcaatagCACAATCATACCTGCACAAGAAAGCAAactgagaaggagaagaagaaagaaaggaaggaagaaaaggagacCAGAAgtcaaaagagaggagaaaaccTGTTCGAACCAAAACTCATGTATATTTATATCAAAAGTCTTGGAAATTACAATAAGgacagaataaataaattacaagaaaatacactaaatagaaatataaagaGAATAATACCCGTGCACATTAATTAAAATGTTAAATACTTTTAACATACTGAATTAACAAGTCAAGATTTCATTTTGCTTTCTTCCTTCAATTAGCAGTGTAATATTCAGCGCAGAAGGTTGGAAAAGAACCTCTAGAACGTAGTTGTCATGACAACAAGGCGATCTAAGGTGGTGGCGCAGGGTAAAAAAccaaggcgacaccaacaagatgccttgacaactatgttctgGAATGACTGCGAGTCTGCGAGGAACAGAAACTGATCACAGGACCATATCCTTTTCTAATTCATATTGTACTACATGTTTCTGCTTGTGTTCTAGAGGTATGGAAACTTTAGCATCTCTGAGATATAATTTGTTTATTACATAAAAGCCTCCTTGTCATGGTCCTAAACTCctgattttatatattatatatggaTCTTGATCTTTTTGTTGTTAAGCCACATTTTTTATGAGCTATAGGTGCAAGCCATATAAGAGGACTGATCAATGTTTCCTA
Protein-coding sequences here:
- the LOC122075113 gene encoding uncharacterized protein LOC122075113 isoform X2; the encoded protein is MEVLSSSVFSYRFAETYPAVQSLVPSIKFSIRRSGYLKIHESLETRRFSGLDLSTERVWTCGLRVRALAREISDEGGEEETSDGGPGLVPVQGSSSLEGNSSQSGSNDKALGENSSITSPQMVSGGSGAGGGTRAGLFRTPISGGVQSATSAHDLPRPALAVRNLMEQARFAHLCTVMSRMHHRREGYPFGSLVDFAPDSMGHPLFSFSPLAIHTRNLLADPRCTLVVQIPGWSGLSNARVTIFGDVFPLPDHQQEWAHKQYMAKHQQGASQQWGNFYYFRMQSISDIYFIGGFGTVAWVDVKEYETLKPDKIAADGGEQNLKELNAIFSKPLRELLSTETEVDDAAFISVDSKGTDIRVRQGAQFNIQRISFEEGHAVETLEEAKAALHKLISKGCRISFHSKA
- the LOC122075113 gene encoding uncharacterized protein LOC122075113 isoform X1, whose protein sequence is MEVLSSSVFSYRFAETYPAVQSLVPSIKFSIRRSGYLKIHESLETRRFSGLDLSTERVWTCGLRVRALAREISDEGGEEETSDGGPGLVPVQGSSSLESMIRYNKLLLLHYYDGISRILKGNSSQSGSNDKALGENSSITSPQMVSGGSGAGGGTRAGLFRTPISGGVQSATSAHDLPRPALAVRNLMEQARFAHLCTVMSRMHHRREGYPFGSLVDFAPDSMGHPLFSFSPLAIHTRNLLADPRCTLVVQIPGWSGLSNARVTIFGDVFPLPDHQQEWAHKQYMAKHQQGASQQWGNFYYFRMQSISDIYFIGGFGTVAWVDVKEYETLKPDKIAADGGEQNLKELNAIFSKPLRELLSTETEVDDAAFISVDSKGTDIRVRQGAQFNIQRISFEEGHAVETLEEAKAALHKLISKGCRISFHSKA